A portion of the Gossypium arboreum isolate Shixiya-1 chromosome 8, ASM2569848v2, whole genome shotgun sequence genome contains these proteins:
- the LOC108467642 gene encoding SNF1-related protein kinase regulatory subunit beta-3-like, producing the protein MNNQYSEDKDEATVMGFEVPRSPDSSYNNVYPGNEDEARDPPVVPPHLHRTLLRYPASMNTSGNLPLPENVILNHLYIENREPPRSVVALGFTQRFRAKYVTVVLYKPVPRRGSSNT; encoded by the exons ATGAACAACCAATACAGTGAAGATAAA GATGAAGCAACTGTCATGGGGTTTGAAGTGCCAAGATCACCAGATTCAAGTTATAATAATGTATACCCTGGGAACGAAGATGAAGCACGTGACCCACCAGTTGTCCCTCCTCACCTGCATCGTACCTTGCTTAGGTACCCTGCTAGCATGAACACATCCGGGAATCTTCCCTTGCCTGAAAACGTGATTCTAAATCATCTTTACATTGAAAACCGAGAACCACCAAGATCTGTGGTGGCACTTGGGTTCACTCAACGCTTTCGTGCAAAATATGTTACTGTTGTGCTATACAAACCAGTTCCAAGAAGGGGAAGTAGCAATACTTAA